The proteins below are encoded in one region of Silene latifolia isolate original U9 population chromosome 2, ASM4854445v1, whole genome shotgun sequence:
- the LOC141628335 gene encoding uncharacterized protein LOC141628335 produces MRIIVSLTKMSRSQIIPFRIAYRTYGISPTRPLQKFFGFGKDEKEKEVDDAVKKAKEATDSLKETAEHIKKTSEHIKQSASSTSETVMNLGRDVKEKVSETADVVMEKIKEPIKGAVSNALNKTTKRVEEKVAEKIRDRVMGKEGDRGKNDEKKST; encoded by the exons ATGAGAATAATCGTGAGTTTAACAAAAATGTCGAGATCCCAGATAATCCCTTTTAGAATTGCATATAGGACCTATGGCATTTCACCTACAAGACCCTTACAA AAATTTTTTGGGTTCGGAAAAGACGAGAAGGAGAAAGAAGTCGACGATGCAGTTAAAAAGGCGAAGGAAGCCACAGATTCGCTTAAAGAAACAGCAGAACATATTAAAAAGACGAGTGAACATATCAAGCAATCGGCTAGCTCTACTTCTGAAACG GTGATGAACTTGGGAAGGGATGTGAAAGAGAAGGTGTCGGAAACCGCTGACGTCGTCATGGAAAAAATTAAGGAGCCAATTAAAGGTGCAGTGAGCAATGCATTGAACAAGACAACGAAAAGAGTTGAGGAGAAGGTTGCGGAAAAGATTAGAGACAGAGTTATGGGAAAAGAAGGTGATCGAGgcaaaaatgatgaaaaaaagtCCACATAA
- the LOC141633653 gene encoding protein TEEBE-like, whose product MCSSHSLCFVLLVLMISGNTYIASALHPHHLDGLLPNGNFEEGPKPSNLKNKVIIVGKYSLPKWEINGLVEYISGGPQDGGFYWEVPRGVHAARLGNEGSISQYVRVNESSYYSLTFSATRTCAQDEVLRVEASGVWADLPIQTVYSSNGGDTYAWAFKPTSKIVKITFHNPGVQEDPACGPLLDAIAIKEMLPLSKPKGNVVKNGGFERGPHVFKNFSTGVLLLPHQQDAISPLFGWIIESLKPVKYVDSNHFHVPSGSSAIELVGGRESAISQILRTIPSRSYLLTFTIGDAKNGCHGTMMVQAFAAKENVKAHFVSNGKGEFTRAILKFQAISSRTRITFWSAYYHTRLHDFGHLCGPVLDDVKVVSIRYAP is encoded by the exons TCCGCTCTCCATCCGCATCATCTCGATG GGCTCCTACCAAACGGAAACTTTGAAGAGGGACCGAAGCCATCAAACCTAAAAAACAAGGTAATAATAGTAGGAAAATACTCCCTTCCCAAATGGGAAATCAATGGGTTAGTAGAGTACATTTCGGGTGGACCACAAGACGGAGGTTTCTATTGGGAGGTACCACGTGGAGTCCACGCCGCAAGGCTAGGGAATGAGGGTTCAATCTCACAATACGTGAGAGTAAATGAGAGCTCTTACTACTCACTCACCTTCAGCGCAACAAGAACTTGCGCACAAGACGAGGTTTTAAGGGTGGAAGCCTCGGGTGTATGGGCCGATTTGCCCATACAAACGGTGTATAGCAGCAATGGAGGGGACACATATGCTTGGGCCTTTAAGCCCACTTCGAAGATTGTTAAGATCACTTTCCATAACCCGGGTGTCCAAGAAGATCCGGCTTGTGGCCCACTTTTGGATGCAATTGCTATTAAAGAGATGCTACCACTTTCAAAACCAAAAG GCAACGTAGTGAAAAATGGAGGGTTCGAAAGAGGACCACATGTATTCAAGAACTTCTCAACCGGGGTACTCCTATTGCCACACCAACAAGATGCAATAAGTCCACTATTTGGTTGGATAATAGAGTCCTTAAAACCGGTCAAGTACGTCGACTCAAACCATTTCCATGTACCCTCAGGCTCATCGGCCATAGAACTAGTAGGCGGAAGAGAAAGCGCCATCTCTCAAATCTTACGAACAATACCTTCAAGGTCGTACCTCCTTACGTTTACCATTGGAGACGCTAAGAATGGGTGCCATGGAACAATGATGGTCCAAGCATTTGCTGCTAAAGAAAATGTTAAAGCACATTTTGTTTCTAATGGAAAGGGTGAATTTACAAGAGCTATTCTCAAATTTCAAGCAATTAGTAGTAGAACTAGGATCACATTTTGGAGTGCTTATTATCATACTCGACTTCATGATTTTGGTCATCTTTGTGGTCCGGTTTTGGATGATGTTAAGGTTGTATCTATTCGTTACGCCCCTTAA